A stretch of the Candidatus Goldiibacteriota bacterium HGW-Goldbacteria-1 genome encodes the following:
- a CDS encoding cell division protein FtsK produces the protein MAKKSKKAKSRSKSKVKPDQQPDIYLAVSLGLISIITFFSFIIINDRNLLGPFGEVIARYLYVFFGKASYVIPFITGFYSYAVFRNEMKYASTRYLAGFSAALISISLFMALVVKGGALETFHMEKVAKLIGRDMRTFWEGMPAVLRVMDGNYKFYTGGILGYNLAHFLSAWFNIIGAYIVFILLTALSFFLLGKEEMLFAAGRFARDVFMNAADYVKSLFMDIRNNKEDDEDDEEDEVKEKKPKAKKETEKPMTKKEEKEAAKKLKEQEKAEEQERKKPVKREKLNIITPDEPSEKKTKAIQAVVKGDYTLPSIDLLKGNAVDTAGGEKKDYAEDAEKLKKTLKDFGVEAEVVNVVDGPVISRFELELATGTKVSRVVNLADDIALSMRVEQVRVAPVPNKSLIGIEVPKSNKKTITLKELIETEAFQDSGSLLTMAIGKDLGGKAIIAELGKMPHLLIAGATGSGKSVCINSIIMSVIYKASPDEVKLVLVDPKRVELTHYRDIPHLISPVITDPKHAAYVLKKLTYEMDYRYDMLAKEGARDINTYNKMASEFNMQLKSEPDFNPEDLKKSLPYIILIIDELADLMTLAKANVEASLQRLAQLARAVGIHIVLATQRPSVDVITGVIKANFPSRIAFQVMSKVDSRTILDMNGADALLGRGDMLYAPADISKPLRGQAAFVSSEEISKVCHFIKKQRKPDISPEFDMKDDDPDLSGDGDTGTGGDEMMKKAIDLAKNKGNISTSYLQRKLGIGYSKAARMIDDMEEKGLITEADGNKPREYIGD, from the coding sequence TTCATACGCGGTTTTCAGAAATGAAATGAAGTATGCTTCTACAAGGTATCTTGCGGGGTTTTCTGCCGCTCTTATTTCCATATCGCTTTTTATGGCGCTTGTGGTAAAAGGCGGCGCGCTTGAAACTTTTCATATGGAAAAGGTGGCAAAATTAATCGGACGGGATATGCGGACATTCTGGGAAGGCATGCCTGCCGTTTTAAGGGTAATGGACGGAAACTATAAATTTTATACGGGCGGAATTCTGGGTTATAACCTTGCGCACTTTTTATCCGCCTGGTTTAACATAATCGGGGCGTATATCGTATTTATACTTCTTACTGCCTTGTCATTTTTTCTGCTTGGAAAAGAAGAAATGCTTTTTGCGGCAGGAAGGTTTGCGCGCGATGTGTTTATGAACGCGGCCGATTATGTCAAATCGCTTTTTATGGATATAAGAAATAATAAAGAAGATGATGAAGACGACGAAGAAGATGAGGTAAAAGAGAAAAAACCAAAGGCAAAAAAAGAAACCGAAAAGCCCATGACAAAGAAGGAAGAAAAAGAAGCGGCGAAAAAACTTAAAGAGCAGGAAAAAGCGGAAGAACAGGAAAGAAAAAAACCCGTAAAAAGAGAAAAGTTAAATATAATAACCCCTGATGAACCTTCGGAAAAAAAGACAAAGGCGATACAGGCAGTGGTAAAAGGCGATTACACCCTGCCGTCAATTGACCTGTTAAAAGGAAACGCTGTTGATACCGCCGGCGGCGAAAAGAAAGACTACGCGGAAGACGCGGAAAAGCTGAAAAAGACCCTTAAGGATTTCGGCGTGGAAGCGGAAGTGGTAAACGTGGTGGACGGGCCGGTAATATCGCGCTTTGAACTTGAACTTGCCACAGGCACCAAGGTATCCCGTGTGGTAAACCTTGCCGATGACATAGCGCTGTCAATGCGCGTGGAACAGGTGCGCGTTGCGCCGGTTCCAAATAAATCCCTGATAGGCATAGAAGTTCCAAAATCAAATAAGAAAACTATCACGTTAAAAGAACTTATAGAAACCGAAGCCTTTCAGGATTCGGGCTCCCTTCTTACAATGGCAATAGGCAAGGACCTTGGCGGAAAAGCGATAATTGCGGAGCTTGGAAAAATGCCTCATCTTTTAATAGCCGGCGCCACCGGGTCGGGCAAAAGCGTTTGTATCAATTCCATAATCATGAGCGTGATATATAAGGCATCGCCTGACGAAGTAAAACTTGTGCTTGTGGACCCCAAGCGCGTGGAACTTACGCACTACCGCGACATACCGCATTTAATATCCCCCGTAATCACCGACCCCAAGCACGCGGCATACGTTCTGAAAAAACTTACCTATGAAATGGACTACCGCTATGACATGCTTGCCAAGGAAGGCGCCAGGGATATAAACACATACAATAAAATGGCGTCTGAATTCAATATGCAGTTAAAGAGCGAGCCGGATTTTAACCCCGAAGATTTAAAGAAATCCCTTCCTTATATAATACTGATAATAGACGAGCTTGCCGACTTAATGACGCTGGCAAAAGCAAACGTGGAAGCGTCTTTGCAGCGCCTTGCCCAGCTTGCGCGCGCCGTTGGCATTCACATAGTGCTTGCCACGCAGCGTCCTTCGGTTGATGTTATCACCGGCGTTATTAAAGCCAACTTCCCGTCAAGGATAGCGTTTCAGGTAATGTCCAAGGTGGATTCGCGCACAATACTTGACATGAACGGCGCAGACGCGCTTTTAGGGCGCGGCGATATGCTTTACGCGCCGGCTGATATCAGCAAACCTTTAAGAGGGCAGGCGGCTTTTGTATCATCAGAAGAAATATCAAAAGTGTGCCACTTTATAAAGAAACAGAGAAAACCGGATATATCACCGGAATTTGACATGAAAGATGATGATCCGGACCTTTCCGGCGACGGCGACACCGGAACCGGCGGCGATGAGATGATGAAGAAAGCCATAGACCTTGCCAAAAACAAAGGCAATATTTCAACGTCTTATCTTCAGAGAAAACTTGGCATAGGCTATTCCAAGGCCGCGCGCATGATAGATGATATGGAAGAAAAAGGGCTTATAACAGAAGCTGACGGCAATAAGCCAAGGGAATACATAGGCGATTAA